A region from the Pseudopipra pipra isolate bDixPip1 chromosome 8, bDixPip1.hap1, whole genome shotgun sequence genome encodes:
- the BNIP3 gene encoding BCL2/adenovirus E1B 19 kDa protein-interacting protein 3, producing the protein MSRQSPQEENLQGSWVELHFSSNGNGSGSSASSGSQEQVPASLSIHNGDMEKILLDAQHESGRSSSRESSHCDSPPRSQTPQDSHRALEIESHSSGEKNSFQSEEDFLERRREVERLLRRNADWIWDWSSRPENIPPKEFLFKHPRRTATLSMRNTSVMKKGGIFSAEFLKVFLPSLLLSHLLAIGLGIYIGRRLTTTASSSSF; encoded by the exons ATGTCGCGACAGAGCCCGCAGGAGGAGAACCTGCAGG GGTCCTGGGTGGAACTGCACTTCAGCAGCAACGGGAATGGCAGTGGGAGCTCTGCCTCCTCGGGGAGCCAGGAGCAAGTGCCAGCCTCCCTCTCCATCCACAATGGGGACATGGAGAAGATCCTGCTGGATGCCCAGCACGAgtcaggcaggagcagctccagggagagctccCACTGTGACAG CCCTCCTCGTTCCCAGACCCCTCAGGACAGTCACAGAGCTCTGGAGATAGAGAGTCACAGCAGTGGGGAAAAGAACAGCTTCCAG TCTGAGGAGGATttcctggagaggaggagggaggtggaGCGGCTGCTGCGGCGGAACGCGGACTGGATCTGGGACTGGTCCAGCCGGCCTGAGAACATCCCCCCCAA GGAATTCCTCTTCAAGCACCCCCGGCGCACAGCCACCCTCAGCATGAGGAACACCAGTGTCATGAAGAAGGGGGGGATATTCTCTGCAGAATTCCTGAAGGTtttcctcccatccctgctgctttctcaccTGCTGGCCATTGGACTGGG GATTTACATCGGGAGGCGCCTGACGACCACAGCTTCCAGCAGCTCGTTTTAG
- the PPP2R2D gene encoding serine/threonine-protein phosphatase 2A 55 kDa regulatory subunit B delta isoform isoform X2 — MLLTSCCLQMVPTLKPMDLMVEASPRRIFANAHTYHINSISVNSDYATYLSADDLRINLWHLEITNRSFNIVDIKPANMEELTEVITAAEFHPQQCNVFVYSSSKGTIRLCDMRSSALCDRHSKFFEEPEDPSSRSFFSEIISSISDVKFSHNGRYMMTRDYLSVKVWDLNMENRPVETYQVHEYLRSKLCSLYENDCIFDKFECCWNGLDSTIMTGSYNNFFRMFDRNTRRDTTLEASRESSKSRAILKPRKVCTGGKRKKDEISVDSLDFNKKILHTAWHPTENFIAVAATNNLYLFQDKIN, encoded by the exons GTGCCAACCCTGAAGCCCATGGACCTGATGGTGGAGGCGAGTCCCCGCAGGATATTTGCGAACGCGCACACGTACCACATCAACTCCATCTCCGTCAACAGCGACTACGCCACGTACCTGTCTGCAGATGACCTCCGGATCAACCTCTGGCACCTGGAAATCACAAACAGGAGTTTTA ACATCGTGGACATCAAGCCGGCCAACATGGAGGAGCTGACGGAGGTGATCACGGCGGCCGAGTTCCACCCGCAGCAGTGCAACGTGTTCGTgtacagcagcagcaagggcaCCATCCGCCTGTGCGACATGCGCTCCTCGGCCCTCTGCGACCGCCACTCCAAGT TTTTTGAGGAACCTGAAGATCCTAGCAGCAggtcatttttttcagaaataatatcATCGATATCTGATGTGAAATTCAGCCACAACGGGCGATACATGATGACAAGGGACTACCTGTCTGTCAAGGTGTGGGACCTCAACATGGAGAACAGGCCTGTAGAGACCTATCAG GTGCACGAGTACCTCCGCAGCAAACTGTGTTCCTTGTACGAGAACGACTGCATCTTCGACAAGTTTGAGTGCTGCTGGAACGGTTTGGACAG TACAATCATGACTGGATCTTACAACAACTTCTTCAGGATGTTTGACCGGAACACGCGCCGGGACACGACTCTCGAGGCCTCCAGGGAGAGCAGCAAATCCCGTGCCATCCTAAAGCCACGCAAAGTGTGCACaggggggaagaggaagaaggacGAAATAAGCGTTGACAGTCTGGACTTCAACAAGAAGATTCTCCACACAGCATGGCACCCCACGGAGAACTTCATCGCCGTAGCTGCCACCAATAACTTGTATTTATTCCAGGACAAGATTAACTAG